A genome region from Streptomyces xanthophaeus includes the following:
- a CDS encoding DUF6458 family protein, with translation MGIGGCIVLIVVGAILTFASDWELESVNLDLVGLIMMAVGGIGLAVYTSIYKRRRTTGGAIPVVDDHRRDVI, from the coding sequence ATGGGCATCGGCGGATGCATCGTCCTGATCGTGGTGGGTGCCATCCTCACCTTCGCCAGCGACTGGGAGCTGGAGAGCGTGAACCTCGACCTGGTCGGCCTGATCATGATGGCGGTCGGCGGAATCGGCCTCGCCGTGTACACGAGCATCTACAAACGCCGCCGCACCACGGGCGGCGCGATCCCGGTGGTGGACGACCACCGGCGGGACGTCATCTGA